A genomic window from Vigna radiata var. radiata cultivar VC1973A chromosome 2, Vradiata_ver6, whole genome shotgun sequence includes:
- the LOC106755691 gene encoding FT-interacting protein 1 isoform X1 yields MKLVVEVINAHDLMPKDGEGSASPFVEVDFENQLSRTRTVPKNLNPTWNQKLLFHLDATKPYHRQTIEVSVYNERRLTPGRNFLGRVRIPCSNIVKEGEEVYQIFPLEKKWFLSPVKGEIGLKIYIASESTNSKPKPLSPVFPSELEKLPPSTPLQPPESTTSTTLPPPLITPSDRTTSEADSIEELPTFDTPKSSIEEAEVYSGAQVRSGGVGIDPDPKKERREAVPETTQQLDKHQVLQPQTISIKRRPPGTPSAMHSVDPQVQSSHHENYNHSDTNTQPRISVKRRPQAQGTPFTMHSVDPQVQPSHGEGYNHNDTHQKPRISIKRRPRGPFNPQVHASHDEAYNLMGTNPQQPRILVERQPQNTPLTTHQISPTSHDENYSLNDTNARLGERWPSEGAYGRRGWMSGSDRFSSTFDLVEQMYYLYVRVVKAKDLPPSTITSSCDPYVEVKLGNYKGRTKHFDRKLNPEWNQVFAFSKDRIQSSVLEVFVKDKAMMGRDEYIGRVVFDLNEVPTRVPPDSPLAPQWYRLEDWREEGKVRGDIMLAVWMGTQADEAFSDAWHSDAATVYGEGVFNIRSKVYMSPKLWYLRVNVIEAQDVIPGDRNRLPEVFVKAQVGCQLLTTKICPTRTTTPFWNEDLIFVACEPFEEQLTITVEDRVHPSKDEVLGKIILPMNLFEKRLDQRPVHSRWFSLEKFGFGMLEGDRRNEHKFSSRIHMRVCLEGGYHVLDESTLYSSDQRPTARQLWKQPIGILEVGILGAQGLLPMKMRDGRGSTDAYCVAKYGQKWVRTRTLLDTFSPKWNEQYTWEVYDPCTVITLGVFDNCHLGGEKATGRDSRIGKVRIRLSTLEANRTYTNSHPLLVLHPHGVKKMGELQLAVRFTALSLANIVHIYGQPLLPKIHYLHPFTVNQIDNLRYQAMNIVAERLGRAEPPLRKEVVEYMLDVDSHMWSMRRSKANFFRIMSLFSGMIKMGKWFSDVCLWKNHVTSILVHILFLILIWYPELILPTVFLYMFLIGLWNYRFRPRHPPQMDPKLSWAEAVLPDELDEEFDTFPTSRSQDVVRMRYDRLRTVAGRIQTVVGDIATQGERFQSLLSWRDPRATSLFVVFSFCAAVTLYATPFRVVALVTGLYFLRHPRFRSKMPSVPSNFFKRLPARTDSLL; encoded by the coding sequence ATGAAACTGGTTGTGGAGGTTATTAATGCTCATGATCTTATGCCAAAAGATGGTGAAGGATCAGCCAGTCCCTTTGTGGAAGTAGACTTTGAAAACCAGCTTAGTAGAACCAGAACTGTGCCAAAGAACCTCAACCCAACCTGGAACCAAAAACTACTCTTCCATTTGGATGCAACCAAACCTTACCATCGCCAAACTATTGAAGTATCAGTCTACAACGAGAGGAGACTCACTCCAGGCAGAAACTTCCTTGGAAGGGTCAGAATTCCTTGCTCCAACATTGTCAAGGAAGGTGAAGAAGTGTATCAGATTTTCCCACTTGAAAAGAAATGGTTTCTGTCTCCTGTTAAGGGTGAGATTGGCCTCAAAATATACATTGCATCAGAGTCAACAAACTCCAAACCAAAACCTCTTTCTCCTGTTTTCCCCTCAGAACTAGAAAAACTCCCACCTTCTACTCCACTCCAACCACCAGAATCAACAACTAGTACTACCCTTCCTCCTCCTCTTATTACTCCTTCAGACAGAACAACTTCAGAAGCTGATTCCATTGAAGAACTTCCTACATTTGACACCCCAAAATCAAGTATAGAAGAAGCAGAAGTATATTCTGGTGCACAAGTTCGGTCTGGTGGCGTTGGTATCGATCCAGAtccaaagaaagaaagaagagaagctgTGCCAGAGACAACTCAACAACTAGACAAGCATCAAGTTCTCCAGCCACAGACGATTTCAATAAAGAGAAGACCACCAGGTACTCCATCTGCCATGCATTCAGTTGATCCTCAAGTCCAATCTAGTCATCATGAAAACTATAACCACAGTGACACCAATACACAGCCTAGGATTTCAGTAAAGAGGCGACCTCAAGCACAAGGTACTCCTTTCACAATGCACTCGGTTGATCCTCAAGTCCAACCAAGCCACGGTGAAGGCTACAATCACAATGACACCCACCAGAAGCCAAGAATTTCAATTAAAAGACGACCACGAGGACCCTTTAATCCACAAGTCCACGCGAGCCATGATGAAGCCTACAATCTCATGGGAACCAATCCACAACAGCCAAGAATTTTAGTAGAGAGGCAACCGCAGAATACTCCACTCACCACGCACCAAATTAGTCCTACTAGCCATGATGAAAACTACAGTCTCAATGACACCAACGCACGTCTTGGAGAAAGGTGGCCAAGTGAGGGAGCTTATGGCAGAAGAGGGTGGATGAGTGGTAGTGACAGATTCAGTAGTACATTTGATCTTGTTGAGCAGATGTATTATCTGTATGTTCGTGTTGTGAAGGCGAAAGATCTTCCTCCGAGCACCATCACCTCAAGCTGTGATCCTTATGTGGAAGTGAAGCTGGGGAACTACAAGGGAAGAACAAAGCACTTTGATAGGAAATTGAACCCGGAGTGGAACCAAGTGTTTGCTTTCTCCAAAGACCGCATTCAGTCTTCTGTTTTAGAAGTCTTCGTGAAAGATAAAGCAATGATGGGGAGAGATGAGTATATTGGAAGGGTGGTTTTTGACCTCAATGAGGTTCCAACAAGAGTTCCACCAGATAGTCCACTAGCTCCTCAGTGGTATCGGCTTGAGGACTGGCGCGAAGAAGGCAAGGTGAGGGGTGACATTATGCTTGCAGTTTGGATGGGAACACAAGCTGATGAGGCTTTCTCCGATGCTTGGCATTCTGATGCTGCCACTGTCTATGGTGAGGGTGTTTTCAACATCAGATCAAAGGTTTACATGTCACCAAAACTGTGGTATCTCAGAGTGAATGTCATTGAAGCTCAAGATGTGATACCGGGTGACAGAAACAGACTACCTGAGGTTTTTGTGAAAGCTCAAGTGGGGTGCCAACTACTAACAACCAAGATATGCCCCACCAGAACAACCACCCCATTTTGGAATGAAGATTTGATTTTTGTAGCCTGTGAGCCATTTGAGGAGCAACTAACAATCACTGTGGAGGATCGTGTGCACCCTTCAAAAGATGAGGTACTTGGGAAGATAATCCTACCAATGAACCTCTTTGAGAAGCGGCTAGACCAAAGGCCGGTTCATTCCCGCTGGTTCAGTCTGGAGAAATTTGGTTTTGGAATGTTAGAAGGTGATAGAAGAAATGAGCACAAGTTTTCAAGCAGGATTCACATGAGAGTTTGCCTTGAAGGTGGATACCATGTTCTGGATGAGTCCACATTGTACAGCAGTGATCAAAGGCCAACAGCGAGACAACTATGGAAGCAACCAATTGGGATACTTGAAGTAGGCATCTTAGGAGCTCAAGGGCTTCTCCCAATGAAGATGAGGGATGGCAGAGGCAGCACTGATGCATACTGTGTTGCCAAGTATGGTCAGAAATGGGTCAGAACCAGAACACTGCTTGACACTTTCAGTCCTAAATGGAATGAGCAATACACATGGGAGGTTTATGATCCTTGCACTGTGATAACATTGGGAGTTTTTGACAACTGCCATTTAGGTGGAGAAAAAGCTACAGGAAGGGATTCTCGTATTGGAAAGGTAAGAATAAGGCTATCAACACTTGAAGCTAATAGAACTTACACCAATTCTCACCCTCTTCTTGTTCTACACCCACATGGGGTTAAGAAGATGGGAGAGCTTCAGTTAGCAGTGAGGTTCACAGCACTCTCACTGGCTAACATAGTTCATATCTACGGCCAACCTTTGCTTCCCAAGATTCATTACTTGCACCCTTTCACAGTCAACCAAATAGACAACCTAAGGTACCAAGCAATGAACATTGTGGCTGAAAGGCTAGGCAGAGCCGAACCCCCACTCAGGAAGGAGGTGGTGGAGTACATGCTGGATGTTGATTCCCATATGTGGAGCATGAGAAGAAGCAAGGCTAACTTCTTCCGAATCATGTCACTTTTCTCTGGTATGATCAAAATGGGAAAGTGGTTCAGTGATGTTTGCCTCTGGAAGAACCATGTTACATCAATCCTAGTTCACATTCTCTTCCTTATACTGATATGGTACCCGGAATTGATCCTACCAACTGTGTTTCTATACATGTTCCTGATTGGTCTGTGGAACTACAGGTTCCGGCCAAGACACCCTCCTCAAATGGATCCTAAACTCTCCTGGGCCGAAGCTGTTCTTCCTGACGAACTAGATGAAGAGTTTGACACATTTCCAACTTCAAGATCACAAGATGTTGTGAGAATGAGGTATGACAGGCTTAGAACTGTGGCAGGTAGGATTCAGACAGTTGTTGGGGACATAGCCACACAAGGGGAGAGGTTTCAGTCTCTACTGAGTTGGAGAGACCCCAGAGCAACCAGCCTCTTTGTAGTGTTCAGCTTTTGTGCTGCTGTGACTCTCTATGCAACACCATTCAGAGTGGTGGCTCTGGTTACAGGCTTGTACTTTTTGAGACATCCAAGGTTTAGGAGCAAGATGCCTTCAGTACCAAGTAATTTCTTCAAGAGGCTCCCAGCTAGAACAGATAGTTTACTGTAA
- the LOC106755691 gene encoding FT-interacting protein 1 isoform X2 has product MHSVDPQVQPSHGEGYNHNDTHQKPRISIKRRPRGPFNPQVHASHDEAYNLMGTNPQQPRILVERQPQNTPLTTHQISPTSHDENYSLNDTNARLGERWPSEGAYGRRGWMSGSDRFSSTFDLVEQMYYLYVRVVKAKDLPPSTITSSCDPYVEVKLGNYKGRTKHFDRKLNPEWNQVFAFSKDRIQSSVLEVFVKDKAMMGRDEYIGRVVFDLNEVPTRVPPDSPLAPQWYRLEDWREEGKVRGDIMLAVWMGTQADEAFSDAWHSDAATVYGEGVFNIRSKVYMSPKLWYLRVNVIEAQDVIPGDRNRLPEVFVKAQVGCQLLTTKICPTRTTTPFWNEDLIFVACEPFEEQLTITVEDRVHPSKDEVLGKIILPMNLFEKRLDQRPVHSRWFSLEKFGFGMLEGDRRNEHKFSSRIHMRVCLEGGYHVLDESTLYSSDQRPTARQLWKQPIGILEVGILGAQGLLPMKMRDGRGSTDAYCVAKYGQKWVRTRTLLDTFSPKWNEQYTWEVYDPCTVITLGVFDNCHLGGEKATGRDSRIGKVRIRLSTLEANRTYTNSHPLLVLHPHGVKKMGELQLAVRFTALSLANIVHIYGQPLLPKIHYLHPFTVNQIDNLRYQAMNIVAERLGRAEPPLRKEVVEYMLDVDSHMWSMRRSKANFFRIMSLFSGMIKMGKWFSDVCLWKNHVTSILVHILFLILIWYPELILPTVFLYMFLIGLWNYRFRPRHPPQMDPKLSWAEAVLPDELDEEFDTFPTSRSQDVVRMRYDRLRTVAGRIQTVVGDIATQGERFQSLLSWRDPRATSLFVVFSFCAAVTLYATPFRVVALVTGLYFLRHPRFRSKMPSVPSNFFKRLPARTDSLL; this is encoded by the coding sequence ATGCACTCGGTTGATCCTCAAGTCCAACCAAGCCACGGTGAAGGCTACAATCACAATGACACCCACCAGAAGCCAAGAATTTCAATTAAAAGACGACCACGAGGACCCTTTAATCCACAAGTCCACGCGAGCCATGATGAAGCCTACAATCTCATGGGAACCAATCCACAACAGCCAAGAATTTTAGTAGAGAGGCAACCGCAGAATACTCCACTCACCACGCACCAAATTAGTCCTACTAGCCATGATGAAAACTACAGTCTCAATGACACCAACGCACGTCTTGGAGAAAGGTGGCCAAGTGAGGGAGCTTATGGCAGAAGAGGGTGGATGAGTGGTAGTGACAGATTCAGTAGTACATTTGATCTTGTTGAGCAGATGTATTATCTGTATGTTCGTGTTGTGAAGGCGAAAGATCTTCCTCCGAGCACCATCACCTCAAGCTGTGATCCTTATGTGGAAGTGAAGCTGGGGAACTACAAGGGAAGAACAAAGCACTTTGATAGGAAATTGAACCCGGAGTGGAACCAAGTGTTTGCTTTCTCCAAAGACCGCATTCAGTCTTCTGTTTTAGAAGTCTTCGTGAAAGATAAAGCAATGATGGGGAGAGATGAGTATATTGGAAGGGTGGTTTTTGACCTCAATGAGGTTCCAACAAGAGTTCCACCAGATAGTCCACTAGCTCCTCAGTGGTATCGGCTTGAGGACTGGCGCGAAGAAGGCAAGGTGAGGGGTGACATTATGCTTGCAGTTTGGATGGGAACACAAGCTGATGAGGCTTTCTCCGATGCTTGGCATTCTGATGCTGCCACTGTCTATGGTGAGGGTGTTTTCAACATCAGATCAAAGGTTTACATGTCACCAAAACTGTGGTATCTCAGAGTGAATGTCATTGAAGCTCAAGATGTGATACCGGGTGACAGAAACAGACTACCTGAGGTTTTTGTGAAAGCTCAAGTGGGGTGCCAACTACTAACAACCAAGATATGCCCCACCAGAACAACCACCCCATTTTGGAATGAAGATTTGATTTTTGTAGCCTGTGAGCCATTTGAGGAGCAACTAACAATCACTGTGGAGGATCGTGTGCACCCTTCAAAAGATGAGGTACTTGGGAAGATAATCCTACCAATGAACCTCTTTGAGAAGCGGCTAGACCAAAGGCCGGTTCATTCCCGCTGGTTCAGTCTGGAGAAATTTGGTTTTGGAATGTTAGAAGGTGATAGAAGAAATGAGCACAAGTTTTCAAGCAGGATTCACATGAGAGTTTGCCTTGAAGGTGGATACCATGTTCTGGATGAGTCCACATTGTACAGCAGTGATCAAAGGCCAACAGCGAGACAACTATGGAAGCAACCAATTGGGATACTTGAAGTAGGCATCTTAGGAGCTCAAGGGCTTCTCCCAATGAAGATGAGGGATGGCAGAGGCAGCACTGATGCATACTGTGTTGCCAAGTATGGTCAGAAATGGGTCAGAACCAGAACACTGCTTGACACTTTCAGTCCTAAATGGAATGAGCAATACACATGGGAGGTTTATGATCCTTGCACTGTGATAACATTGGGAGTTTTTGACAACTGCCATTTAGGTGGAGAAAAAGCTACAGGAAGGGATTCTCGTATTGGAAAGGTAAGAATAAGGCTATCAACACTTGAAGCTAATAGAACTTACACCAATTCTCACCCTCTTCTTGTTCTACACCCACATGGGGTTAAGAAGATGGGAGAGCTTCAGTTAGCAGTGAGGTTCACAGCACTCTCACTGGCTAACATAGTTCATATCTACGGCCAACCTTTGCTTCCCAAGATTCATTACTTGCACCCTTTCACAGTCAACCAAATAGACAACCTAAGGTACCAAGCAATGAACATTGTGGCTGAAAGGCTAGGCAGAGCCGAACCCCCACTCAGGAAGGAGGTGGTGGAGTACATGCTGGATGTTGATTCCCATATGTGGAGCATGAGAAGAAGCAAGGCTAACTTCTTCCGAATCATGTCACTTTTCTCTGGTATGATCAAAATGGGAAAGTGGTTCAGTGATGTTTGCCTCTGGAAGAACCATGTTACATCAATCCTAGTTCACATTCTCTTCCTTATACTGATATGGTACCCGGAATTGATCCTACCAACTGTGTTTCTATACATGTTCCTGATTGGTCTGTGGAACTACAGGTTCCGGCCAAGACACCCTCCTCAAATGGATCCTAAACTCTCCTGGGCCGAAGCTGTTCTTCCTGACGAACTAGATGAAGAGTTTGACACATTTCCAACTTCAAGATCACAAGATGTTGTGAGAATGAGGTATGACAGGCTTAGAACTGTGGCAGGTAGGATTCAGACAGTTGTTGGGGACATAGCCACACAAGGGGAGAGGTTTCAGTCTCTACTGAGTTGGAGAGACCCCAGAGCAACCAGCCTCTTTGTAGTGTTCAGCTTTTGTGCTGCTGTGACTCTCTATGCAACACCATTCAGAGTGGTGGCTCTGGTTACAGGCTTGTACTTTTTGAGACATCCAAGGTTTAGGAGCAAGATGCCTTCAGTACCAAGTAATTTCTTCAAGAGGCTCCCAGCTAGAACAGATAGTTTACTGTAA